The Pseudopipra pipra isolate bDixPip1 chromosome 29, bDixPip1.hap1, whole genome shotgun sequence DNA segment TCCCACACCCACAGAGCTCGGCCTAAGGTGGGTTTGAGGGGTTCCTTGACCCTTTTTGCCTTGTTTCGGTGGTTTTGGCAGCCAGAGGGGAACAGGGGGggtctcccctccctgcagcagcgATTTGGGGATCGGCTGAAAACCAACACCCCGACAGCCCTCAGTGCTCCTCCCGAGGCTTGCAGagttgtctttccttttttaatgttttttctttctttttaactttttcaaCTACTACTGAAGTTTTTATTTAACAGCAATGCGGCTTCTTCTCGTTAAAACATTGGTTTGTGTCTGTTTTCTTGTCTCGCCCAACTTGAtgggggggggagggtgggctggggggggaaGAACCAACCGAAAAGTacagaacatttaatttaggaaaaGGTTACTGGGGGAGGGTCTCgaggggaagaaaataaaagggggggcagggaaagggagaggaaaaaaggataAAACCAAGTGAaagggcagccctgggagctgggcgGCTGCTTCAGTACcggggggggaagaaggggcgCTTGGGGGTGAAGAAGGGGGCCCCCCCCCTGCCGAAGGGCGGCCGGGGCCGTTTGAGGCTCTGGAAGGGGTCCCTGGCGCCGAAGGGCTCCCGCGGGCGGAACTCGGCGCGGGGGGTGCGGAGCAGGACGGAGCCGCGGCCCCCGGGGTCCCGGTGCGCGGGGGGGGCCCAGCCCGCGCCCCGCCCCCAGCTGCTCGCGGGGCAGGGGGCTCGGCCCCGCGGGGTCGCGCGAGCGGGGCAGGGGGTCCCGCGGCTGCGCCCCCCCGAAGTGCTCCTTCAGCGTCCCTGGCAGCGTACCGTGCTCCTTGGGGAAGGCGCCGGCGCCGTGCTCCAGGGGGGGCGGCGCGGGGAACGGGACCCCGCCGTGCTCCCCGGCCGGCGGCGGCTGCGCGGGGAAGGGCACCCCGGAGTGCTCCCCGGGcacggggggcggcgggggtgTGGGGAACGGGACCCCCGCGTGCTCCACCGAGGGGGGCGGGGGGACGCCGTGGGGCagcggcagcggggcgggggTCTCCTTGGAGAAGGGGTTGGCGTGATCCACCGACGGCAGGCGCGGGGGCACCGCGTGATCCCGCGGGAAGAGGCTGCCGTGGTCCttggggggggcgggcgggggcacGGCGGGCGGCCCCACGGGGTCCCGCGGGAAGGGGGTCCCGTGCTCCAGGGGCGGCGGCgcgaggggcggcggcggcaggtGGTGCTCGAAGGCGGGGCTGAAGTTGTTCGTTCGGAAGTTGTTGACGCTCTCCGGGAAGGGCGGCACGTGCTCCTTGTAGGGCGCCGGGAAGCCGCCCATGCCGGGCAGCTCCGAGGAGCCCGAGGGGCCGTTGTCGAAGGCGCTCCCGCCGCTGCTCAGCTCGAACCAGCCCGCCCGGCTCCCCTCGCGCCCGTGGCCCCGGCTGCCCTTGCCCAGCACCCGGATGGACTCCACGGTCTGGATGGGCTCCCCCGACATGCCCCGGCTCGAGGCATTGTGGTAGCCCAGCGTCTCGATGGGGGCCCCCTTCTCCTCGGTGCTGTCGGGCAGgtccaggcaggaggaggacaCGCGGGTCTCGATGCGATAGTGCTCCTCGGGAGGCTGCGGGTCCTTGGCGGCCCCGGACAAGCTCCCGCCCTCGCCGGAGCTGCTTTTGGGAATCTGCCCAAAGTGCTTCTCCTCGGAGGGCTTCCGGGAGGCGTTTTTGAGCATGTTCTTGAACTCGATGGTGGAGGTGGTGGAGATGGAAGAGCCCATGGGTTTGTCCCCGCCTGCTGCAGGCGCTCGgccggcagggctggggagggtgtTCTGGGAGGAGAAGAGCGAGCGGTGGGGAAGCGCGTGGGGCGAGTCCGGGTATTGCTTCTGCGGGAGCCCGGGCTTGGGCAGGGTGTTGTGGTTGGAGTCCGGCGTGAAGAACACGTCGTTCTTGCTGGGCGACGGGGACCCGTCCGAGGCCGAGTCCTTCCCCCGGCGGCCGTAGCTCCCGAACATCCCCGGGGACGAGGCCAGCGGGTCGCAGCCCTCGCTCTGATCCAGGATAGACCTCATGGAGGGGGGGAAGGACGGCTTCACGCCGAACTCCTGCGACCTCTGGCCGTAGCTGGACAGCACCGGCTGGTACTCCGCTGACTCCGGGAGTTTGCTCGATTTTAGGATAGACTTGACGGGCTTCTTCTCCAGGTTCAGCATGGCCGAGGGCGGCGGCCCGGAGTAGTCGAAGTCACGGTAATCCTCGTCTTCTTGGAAAGACGTGTCTGGGTAAAACTTCTCCTGGGAGGAGTCCATCAAAGAGGAGGGAATCTCCCTGCTGTCCGCAGGCGGCTTGTACAGCCCGGCCGGAGACTCTCTGCCGAGGCCGAAGGGCCGGTAGCCGTGCACGGAACTGGGAAGTTCTTGGGAATATCCATCATCCCGGCCCTGCAGAGGCGACCTCGTGCTGCTGGGAGTAGAAGAACCAGGGCTCATGATTTTTGACAGCAGGGAGATCGTGTCCACGTTGCTCGATGTCGGCTTATCCATCATCTCGTCCTGGGTGGGTGTCCCGCTCCGCTCATCCCGCACCGGCGTCCCGTCCACATTGTCCATGGAAGTGCTGGTGGGACCACGCTGGAAGTCAGAGGTGTGACTCTCCGCTGCCATGCTGGACCCCAAGCTGCTGAGGATGGGAATATTCAAGTTCAGGCCACTGAAGCCAGGGTTTCCCTTCAGGAAATTGTGTATCTTCATCTCCAGGCTGGGAGAAGGGGGTTCTGATTCCAGCTTGGCTTTTGAAATTTCGGAGGACTGACCCAGTGGGGTTTCTGTTGGCAAAAGGGAAGAAGGACTGGTAGGGTGGGAACTGGAAAATCCCAGGGAATTGGTTGGTGGTTTAAAACTGGAGCTTGACAGTGCTGGGGTGTGTCCAATGGGAGCCTTATTGACCGAAGTGGAGGAAACCTCTGCGGTGGATGAGTTTGGAGAATAACCGAAACTTTTGGATATAAAGGACTGTGGATTGGAAGGAACATTCCTCCCCTTCATGCTGGGCACAGTTGTGTTGGCTGGTGATGCCGAAGTGCTCTGGGAGGTGGGTTCGCCCGACTGGACGGTGTTTCCAGCCACACTCTGCAGCAGGGATGACAAACCTGGAAGACAGAACTGCATCAGGAACTCTGGAGAGGCAAATCTCCCCGAGCCGCTTCCAAGGGAAAGGCTCCCCTGTTTCCACTGTGGATGGCGTTCCCTAACACCTCCCCCACGCTCCAGCCAGGAAAAGGACTGGATTGTGCTGTGTTGACATTAGCACCCAGCGAGGTGCAACCTCCTGCCAGAGGCTCAGATTGATCTACAAA contains these protein-coding regions:
- the RPRD2 gene encoding LOW QUALITY PROTEIN: regulation of nuclear pre-mRNA domain-containing protein 2 (The sequence of the model RefSeq protein was modified relative to this genomic sequence to represent the inferred CDS: inserted 2 bases in 1 codon), which translates into the protein MAAGGGGGGRASSSSSSAAAASSAAGALEASLDRKLQAVTNTMESIQGLSSWCLENKRHHSTIVYHWMKWLRRSAFPHRLNLFYLANDVIQNCKRKNAIVFRDTFAEVLPEAASLVKDPSVSKSIERIFKIWEDRNVYPEETILALKEALSTTFKTQKQLKESLNKPNKPWKKSQTSTNPKAALKSKIVAEFRPQSLIDELLLYKRSEDQIELKEKQLSTMRVDVCSTETLKCLKDKTGGKKFSKEFEEASSKLEEFVNGLDKQVKNGPSLTEALENAGIFYEAQYKEVKVVANAYKTFANRVSNLKKKLDQLKATLPDPEESPVPSPSMDAPSPTGSESPFQGMGEENNTRSPAAGGRKMVTPEPATDNRDVEDMELSDVEDDTSKIIVEERKDKQAAPAPAPAKTESVPKAVPVATAAATASGTVTTPAPTPPAPKAASAVPVPPAPALALPNLANVDLAKISSILSSLTSVMKSTGVSPASRPSPGTPTSPTALTSGLKTPVLGTPSAPSNPLANILSKVEITPESILSALSKTQTQTAPALQGLSSLLQSVAGNTVQSGEPTSQSTSASPANTTVPSMKGRNVPSNPQSFISKSFGYSPNSSTAEVSSTSVNKAPIGHTPALSSSSFKPPTNSLGFSSSHPTSPSSLLPTETPLGQSSEISKAKLESEPPSPSLEMKIHNFLKGNPGFSGLNLNIPILSSLGSSMAAESHTSDFQRGPTSTSMDNVDGTPVRDERSGTPTQDEMMDKPTSSNVDTISLLSKIMSPGSSTPSSTRSPLQGRDDGYSQELPSSVHGYRPFGLGRESPAGLYKPPADSREIPSSLMDSSQEKFYPDTSFQEDEDYRDFDYSGPPPSAMLNLEKKPVKSILKSSKLPESAEYQPVLSSYGQRSQEFGVKPSFPPSMRSILDQSEGCDPLASSPGMFGSYGRRGKDSASDGSPSPSKNDVFFTPDSNHNTLPKPGLPQKQYPDSPHALPHRSLFSSQNTLPSPAGRAPAAGGDKPMGSSISTTSTIEFKNMLKNASRKPSEEKHFGQIPKSSSGEGGSLSGAAKDPQPPEEHYRIETRVSSSCLDLPDSTEEKGAPIETLGYHNASSRGMSGEPIQTVESIRVLGKGSRGHGREGSRAGWFELSSGGSAFDNGPSGSSELPGMGGFPAPYKEHVPPFPESVNNFRTNNFSPAFEHHLPPPPLAPPPLEHGTPFPRDPVGPPAVPPPAPPKDHGSLFPRDHAVPPRLPSVDHANPFSKETPAPLPLPHGVPPPPSVEHAGVPFPTPPPPPVPGEHSGVPFPAQPPPAGEHGGVPFPAPPPLEHGAGAFPKEHGTLPGTLKEHFGGAQPRDPLPRSRDPAGPSPLPREQLGAGRGLGPXPAHRDPGGRGSVLLRTPRAEFRPREPFGARDPFQSLKRPRPPFGRGGAPFFTPKRPFFPPRY